The Mycolicibacterium mucogenicum DSM 44124 genomic sequence GTGCGCCTGCCCGTCTACCCCATCCGGGTGTGGGCCGGGCTGGTCGAGATCGGCCCGCTGGGCGTCGACGCAGCGGCTTAGCCGGGCTCGTTCTCCCCTGACGGTCTTCGTCCGGAGCCGTCAACAGAGCCACGAAAGTTGACGGCTCGGAATCGCATGTGGTGCAGACAGCGCCGACACGGCCGGCCGTCAGCGCGCGCAACTGTTGTCCTCGATGGTCTGCAACACCCAGTACGCCGTGAACTCGATGATCAGTGCGATCTCCGCGATCAGCACTGCGTGATTGAAGCCGTCGAGGCTCAGGTGCAGCACCACCACGGTCAGCAAGGTGGCGGCCATCAACAGTGAGATCGTCTGGTAGGCGCCGCGGTAACGACTTCCGCACGCCGGGGCGGTGCCGAACGCCGAGCTGAACACCGTCAGCACGATGGCGCCGAACATGACAGCCGCGGCAATGCCGTGGGCGTTGATCCGGAACCAGTCCGGTGCCACGATCAGCACCACGACGTCGGTCCCGAGCGCCGCGCGCTGTAGCCACCTCGCGGCGGAGCCGAGCATGGTTCCGGCCCGGTTGGGCCGGAACAACAACCACGACGCGGCACGTGAACCGGCAAGGATGACCGTGACCGTCCAGGCGTTGAACAGCACGGCCGAGCCGGTCTGTACTGCCACGGGATCAGCTGTGCCGCACTGCAGTACGGGTCGCGTGGTGGGGACGACGGCGATCACGAAGGCCAGTACCCCGGCCAGGTTGAGCAGGGTGTTCTCGGTGTCGCTGGCGCCCTGGTAAACGATGAGCATGGCGCCGATCGCGAACAGTGCGCCGATGAACACCGCGTGCGTGGTGGTGAAGTAGTAGGCGCTGATCGACGTCTGCCAGCACGTGGCGTGCGCGCGCTCGACAGCCAGTGCCGCACCCAGCAGGACGGCCATGACCACCATGCCGCCCCGCAGAAAGCGGTAGGTGTCCAGCGCTACGTCATTGCCCGTCCGCTTGGCCATGCCTCCAGTATGGGCCGCGATGTCCCCCACAAATGGGCGGTACCCCTTGAGTTTCGGCCGAAAACCTACGCGGCCAGTGACAACCGGGCCGTCCGGAAACGGTGTGCCACCAGCTTGGCCACGCCCGGGTGCAGGCCCAGCGGGTCGGTCACGACGTCGGCGCCGCAGGTGTACAGGCGGTCCTGAAAGAGTCCGTCGGCCAAGAGGTATGACGCCACGGCGATGCGCTCGGCGCCACGCTTCCGCAGCCGGGCCACCACGTCGCCGACCCAGTGCGTGCCATTGATCGCGAACGCGAGCTCGACGCGGCTGCCCAGCGTCGCCGACAGCATGGCGCACGTCCGGCGCAGGTCGCCGGCAGCGCGCGGGTCTGAGGTGCCGGCAGCGGCCAGTACCACGGAATCCGATGGCCGCCAGCCTGATTCGATGAGCCGGTCGGCGAGCACCCGGACCATCGCGGTCGAGGGCCCGAGCGCCGGCGCCACTGTGACGTCCCGGTGGCCGCTTTCGGCGATACCTGCGGGAATGTCGTTGTGGACGTGGTAGCCCGACGACAGGAAGGCCGGAACGACGACGGCCGGGCCGGGCGGCAGCGCCGACAGCACCTCGGCCGGTGTGGGCCCGAGGACGTCGACGAACGCGGTGTGCACGCGGCGGTCCAACAGTCCGCTGACCTGCTCGGCCAGCTTGCCGATCATCGCGACACCCGAGCCCTTGCGGGTGCCGTGGGCAACGAGGACGGGGTTCATCGCGCACCTGCCGAGTAGTCGTCGACCGCCAGCCGGTAGCCGCGCTTCACCACGGTCGCGACGATCTCCTTGTCGCCCAACGTGGTTCGCAGGCGCAGCACCGCGGTCTCGACGGCATGGGTGTCCGACCCGCTGCCCGGCAACGCGGCCAGCAGTTCCTGCCGTGACACCACCGCACCCGGCCGCAGCGCCAGCGCCCGCACGATGGACATCCCGGCCGGCGAAAGGTCCTTGACGACACCGTCGACCACGACGCAGGTGCCGCGGATCTCGAGATCGTGTCCGGCTGCCCGCAGCTTCCGGGTCTGCAGCACGGGCAGCTCATCGGCGATGTGGCGCGCCAGCGCTCCCAGGCGCATGCGCTCGGGAGCGGATGTCGGCACCCCGAGCCGGGCCAGCGGCCGCGCTGTCACCGGCCCGACGCACATGGCGTGCACCGGGCCCCGAAACGCGTCCAGCACTTGCTCATTGACGCCGAGTTCGGTCGCGCGCATCAGCGTCGCCGCGACTGCGGGCGCCGAGGTGAAGCTGACGGCGTCGAGCCGGCGCTCGGCGATATCGCCGACCAGCGAGTCGAACGCACCGCCGGACGGCACCGGCTGCCACCGGTACACCCTGATGGGGACGACGTCGGCGCCGGCGCGGCGCAGCTCGTCGAGAAACTCGGGGAACGGGTCCCATTCATCGGTGGCGCCGTGCAGCTGAACGGCGATCCGCATGCCGGAGATGCCACCCTGCAGCAGGTAGCCCAGCACCTCGCGGGACGACTCGGAATCGGGCGACCATTCCTCGGGCAGGCCGGCCGCCCGCAGCGCGCCGGTGGCTTTGGGTCCGCGTGAGACGATCCGGGCGCGGCTGAGGGCATCGGTCAGTTCACTTGACAGGCCCCAGTCGTCGGCGGCGGACATCCAGCCGCGGAATCCGATGCCGGTCGTGGCGATCAGGACGTCGGGCGGCACTTCGAGTAGCGCCTGGGTATTCGTGCGGAGCTCGTCGTCGTCGGGCAGCGGGACCATCGAGATGGCGGGGGCAGCGATCACCGTCGCGCCGCGGCGGCGCAGCAGGGTGCACAGCTCATCGGCACGTCGTGCGGAAGTCACCGCCACCCGAAATCCGGTGAGCGGGGCCCGTTCGGGATCACTCATGCGTTCAGTGAAGGGACAGCGTGTTTCCGGCTGGTTACCCAGCCATTGCTCAGCGGTGTCGCCGCTCCGGAAAGGGTGACGTTTGTGTCACATGCAGGGCTGAACTGGGGTTTTGCGCGGAAAAACCTCACAAGCCTTCACCAGACGTCGCCGTCGCGCCAGTCACAGGTGATGTCGGCGGTGGTGTCGACCTCGACCGAAACCGGCAGCACGAACAGCGAATGGTCGTCTTCGGGCGTGCGATTGACACCGGCCGGCGCCAGCACGGACGTCGTGCCCCGCCACGGCAGCCAACCCCGCGCGGTGTAGATCGGCCGACCCGCGTCCGAGGAACTGAGTGCCCCGATCTCGTAGGCGCCGCGGACCACCTGCTCGACGGCGTCGAGGACCGCCGTCGCCAGCCCCTGGCCCCGCCAGTCCTCGCGGACCGCAACGGCTTCGACGTAACCGCACCGCAGGGCGGAGTTGCGGTAGATCAGCCGGCGCTGGACGACAGCGCCGTGCGCGATGATCGCGCCGTGCCGGCAGATCAACGCATGCATGCCACCCAGGCAGTGCTCCCAGTCGGCATCCGAGAAATCGCCGTCGTAGGCGTCGATGACCATCTGCCGCGCACCCTCGCGGGTCTCGGCATCGAGATCAGCGGTGTGGACCAACCGCGCCGTGTGAACGTTGTGTACGCGGGAGAGATCCGTGGGGTGCACCCCCTCGTTCTACCAGGATTGCGCAGCCCGCGCTGGTGCCTGCGCGGGTTCAGGCACCGAACGGTTGACGCGGCTTGGACCAGTGCATCCGCACGTGCTGTCCGGGCCGGATCTGCCCCACCTTGTCGATGTCGTGGTCGGCGACGACACCGATCACCGGGTACCCGCCGGTGACCGGATGGTCGGGGCCGAGAATCACCGGTAAACCGTTGGGCGGCACCTGGATTGCCCCCCGCGTGGCGCCCTCGCTGGGCAGCTGGCGGTCCGGCCAGCGGTGCTGCAGTGGCCGCCCGTTGAGGCGCATGCCGACGCGGTCGCTGCGATCGGTCACGACCCACTCGGTGTGCACCAGAGCGTCGGGGTCGACGAACCAGTCATCCCGCGGACCGGGGACCACCAGCAGTTCCAGCAGGTCCTCGGCGATGGCCGCCACGGGCGCCTGATCCAGCTCGGGGAACTCCGCGGGGTGCGCACCGATGGTCAGCAGGTCTCCGGCCTGCAGCGGCCGCGGGCCGATCGCCGACATGACGTCGTAGCTGCGGGAGCCGAGCACGGGGTCGACGACGAAGCCGCCGCGGACCGCGACGTAACTACGCAGACCGGTGCGGGGTGCACCCAGGGAGATCACCTCACCGTCGTGTGCGTAGTGGATGCTGTTGGTGCCGAACGGGATTCCGTTCGCGGAGGGGTCGGCGTCGGCGCCGGTGACGGCCACCGCCACGCCCTCTTTGCCGCCGCCGTGAACCCGGGCGGAGAAGCCGCCGAACGTCACCTCGATGGTGGCGCGGTCGTTCGGGTTGGCCACCAGCCGGTTGGCCAGCGTATGCGAGCGGCGATCGGCCGCGCCCGAGCGGCTGACACCCATGTGGGCCAGGCCGGGCCGGCCCAGATCCTCGACGAGCGCGAGCGGGCCGGTCTTCAGGATTTCGAGTGTTGCGGTCATGGTCGCGCTCCTAACCGATCGCCCGGAATTGCACGTGCATGCCCGGAACCAGCAACGCCGGCTGTTCCCGTTCGAGGTCCCACAGTGTGGCGTCGGTCCGGCCGATCAACTGCCAGCCGCCCGGGGTCTCGCGGGGGTAGACGCCGCCGAACTCCCCGGCGAGGGCCACCGAGCCCGCCGGCACGCGCGTGCGCGGCTCGCTGCGGCGCGGGACCTGGAGTCGCTCGTCGCCACCGACCAGATAGGCGAAGCCCGGCGTGAAGCCGCCGAACGCGACGCGCCACAGCGACCCGGTGTGTGCGGCGACCACCTCGTCCGGGGTCAGCCCGGTCAGCTTGGCGACCTCGTCGAGATCCATGCCGTCGTACACGACGTCGATGATCAAGTCGGGCTGCTGCGGGGCGCTGGCCTCGGCGTTGTCGATCTCCCCGAGGCGGAGCTTGGACAGCCGCTGCTCGGTGGGGATGCGATATCGCGGTGCGGCGAGCTTGACCAGGATGGTCCGCGATGCCGGGACGATGTCCAGGACACCGGGCAGGTTCGCCGCTTTCAGCGTGTCGGTCCACGCCAGGACCTCGGCGGTGCTGTTCAATTCCAGGAGCAGCGCCTGGTCGCCATAGTCGCGGACGGTGCCGAGCATCGTCGTGTCAACTTTGTCCACTGTGACGGTCATCACCCCAACCTACCCGCGGGTAGCCCGTAATTAACGCGTCCTTACGCACTCGCCAGAAGAGCCTTAATGAGCGCTCAGACAGCAAATTCGTACGTCGGTTCGCGGCGCTTGATGTAGCTGATCACCCGGTACGTCACCGGCAGGAAAACGATCTCGACGGCGGTCTTGTACAGCCAGCCCTGGCCGGTGTAGACGGCGAAGTCGTGGAAGGTGCTGATGCCGATGGCATTGGCGGCGATGGCGCAGAACACCAGCGTGTCACCGAGTTGCCCGGCGAACGTCGAGCCGACCAGGCGCGCCCACAGGTGCTTCTCCTTGGTGCGTTCCTTGATGGCCACCACGACCCACGCATTGATCGTCTGCCCGACGATGAAGCCGGCGAGCCCGGCGATGATCAGCTGCGTGTAGGAGTGCACGACGTTCTCGAAGTGCGCCTGGTTCGGGTAGAAGTCGGCGGCCGGCAGGTAGATCGTCGCCCAGAAGGTCAGGGCGGCAAGGATATTCATGGCGAAGCCGAGATAGATGGCCCGCCGCGCGGCCTTGAAGCCGTACACCTCCGACAACACGTCGCCGATGATGTAGGTGAGCGGGAAGACGATGAAGCCGCCGTCGGTGATGATCGGGCCGAAGGCCACGCCCTTGGTGGCGGTGACGTTGGAAATGATCACCAGGGCCGTGAACACCGCGATCAGGATCGGATAGTAGGCCGATCCGACTTGCGCGAAGCGGGCGTGCTGTTCGGGGCGCTCGGCGACGGTCACGTCGAACATCTTGGCAGGCAGGGCGGCGAGTGCAACCTCAGGCCAGCGCCGCGGTCAGCAGGGGTGGCAGCTGGTCGGCCACGGCGGGGTAGGACAGCACGGAGGCGAACGTGATGGCCGCGGACAGATCCTTGTTGGGGAAGACGATCCGGTTGGACTTGGCCTGGCTCAGTTGCGCGACGGTCGGGTCGGCCAGCACCGCGGGCCGCTGATCGTCGGCGTCGAGCGTCCAGATCAGCACGTCGGCGTCGCGGAAGGCCGTGGCGATCTGGTCGCGGGGCACGAAACCGTGTTGTCCCTTGGTGAACGAGTCCAGCCCGGCCGGGAGGGCGATGCCCATCTCGGTGAGGAAGTCGGTGCGCCAGCCCGCCGGTGTGATCTCGACGCCCGCGGCAGTCGGAAGACCGTTGACGATCAACATCTTTCGGCCCCCGAGCCGCGGGTTGGCCTGGCCGGCGCCGGCGAACTTGGCGTCGACACCGTCGATGAGTCGCTTCATGTCGTCGGCCTTGAAGACGGCCTGCCCGATGACGGTCGCCTGTTCCTTCCAGGGCTCGAAGAAGGCGTCCTGGCCGGACTGGGCGATCGTCGGGGCAATCGCCGACAGCTTCTTGTAGGTGTCGGCGTCCAATCCGGCGTTGGTGGCGATGATGAGGTCGGGCTTCAGCGCGGAAATCTTGTCCACCTGGATGCCGTCATTGAGGTTCAGGACGGCCGGCTGGGCCGGGCCGAGCGCGGGTAGGGCCCATGGCCACACGGCGAACGGCTGGTTTCCGAACCACTCGGTCACGGCGATCGGTACGACGCCGACGGCCAGCAGTTCGTCCTGCCCGGTGAGGCCGGCGCACACCACACTCTTCGGTGGTCCCGGAATGCGCGTGGATCCGAATGCGTGATTGATCGTGACCGACCCGTCGCCGGCGACGGTGCCCGAGGCCGGCGGCTTGGAGCATGCGGCGACCACCGCGGCACCGGCTGCACCGGCGGCCAGTGCCAGGAAACTACGGCGCGAGCGGATCGGGTGCACGTCGTGAGTCTTGCATCTGCCCCGCGAAATGGCGCTGCTAACACGCGACGCAACCGTGGTCGCGCGGGTGCGCCGCGCCTCGAAGCGGTGTGCGTCAGTGCCCGTGAGGCAGTTTGCCGACAACGTAAATATTGATGACGGGTGGCCGACGGGGTGACCGGAAACGAGAAGCATACCTTAGGTATGTACTTTATCGGACTATTAGCTGGATGTCGGTGTGTCATCAACCGGCCCACTTTTGGTGGCTGGGCCGTTTCGCCGGTTGGTGTCCAAAAAATAGCAGGTAAATACCAATATGTAACCGACGTTTCACGTGGGGCGCGTGGTCCAGACGTTACCTGTGAGTCGGCTCGCGACATTAGCGAGAACTGTCCAATGTCAGTCGTTTGACGTATCGTCGGGCCGCCCATTGCCGTGCTCTAATGAGGGTGGACGCCGGTCTTTGGCGGACAAGAGGGCTTTGCTGGGAGGCTGTAATGACGATCGATTCCAGTGGACTGCCCGTCCCGCGGCGACATACTCGGACCGAGGCGCGTCAGGGGGGCGGTTCGAAGCGGCCGGAACGCGTCGTGACCCGGCACCTCCCGGAATTGCTCGTCGGCATGCGGTGGTTGTTCGACACGGCCCAACCGGACGGCGCGATGGTGAGCGCGGGCGGTCAGATCGTGCGGTCCGGCCGGCGGACGCTGCGCTTCCGGCCCGCGGACTGGCAAGGCCACGCGGTAATCGAAATCGTCGGCCCGGCCGCCCCCGGCGACCCGTCACCGCGCGCCGAACTGGAGGCTTACGTCCAGGCCCTCGACGACATGGGTGAAGACGTGGTGGCCAGCTGGATCGGGCGCCGAGGCCAGGTGCGCAGCATCGCGCTGGCCCGCGCCGTGCATCCGACGCTTCGTGCCGCCGTCGAACGTTATGTGGCCGGCTGCGCCGAGCACCCCGGCCAGCAGTGCTCGTGTGGCCGCCGGGCCCGTGACTGCAGTGTGTCGCTGCGCGCGGTGGAGCGCTCAGTGGGCCGTCACCAGGTGGAGTTCGACGCGCTGGCCGGGCCGTGGCCCGACGCGCTCGACCCGTCAGGAGAGCTGGGTCTGGTCGCCGCCGGGGTGGTGCCGCAGCTCGCCGAACAAAATGTGGCCGGTAGCGCGGTCTGAGCGTTTCGCCGGTATTACGGCCATAGGTCGTTAAAGCTTCATTTCCCGTTCGGTTATCGCAATGCCCGAACAATCTTTATTATTCCGTTACGGACACTGCGGGGGCGGTGCCGGGCATTAATTGACGGAAGCGTCTTATATGGCGGTCGGGAGGTGTCGTTGCGATGACTGCGCGTGTGATCACCGGTCAGTTGTTGGCGGCTCTGGCGGTGGCTGCTCTAGGCATTTCTGCCCCCGCATCGGCTGATGTCGGAACGGGCCAGATGGCGGCCTGCGCCGAACGGGGTAATCCGCTCGACTGCGTGCCGACGAATGCCGCCGCCAATGCCGCGGAACTCGCCTATCTCACCGAGCTGCACGGCCGGATGCAGAGCAGCGATGCCGACCTACTCAAAACTGGGCGTCTGACCTGCAATATGTTCGTGTACGCCGGTCAGCCGACGGGTGATGCCGTGAACGACATCTCCAAATCCCTGAAGGTGAACAAGGCCTCCGCGACTTTCGTGATGGATATGGCGATGGTGCATCTGTGCCCGGGTCTGAACATCGGCGCCGACGGAGTACCGCGTCCCCGCTATTGAGGTGGCAGTGAATTCACGCCGAACCCGCGTGAAATCGATGTAGGTAAGCAGGCCAGTCCCAGGTATTCAGGAATTCGTTTGCGGCCGAGTAGCCGTTGTCATATAGCCTCTTCCGGTCAGCCTGGGAAATGTCGAAATTCAGGTAACCGATGCCGGCCGCGTCGACCACTATCGTGCGCGCCGCGACGGACGGCTGCCGCAGATAAGTCTGGTCATGACCGAGCAATGCGGTGTTGATGAGGTTCTCCAGGAGGTGCGGGGCACCGGGCAGATCAACGACCGGTGCCAGACCCGGGCCCGGGTCGCCGTCACCCTGGGCGGGTCGCTGGGCCGTCACGGTGATGCCGAAGCTGGGCCAGCGCGGGACCTTGCCGTCGGTGCGATCCAGCGAGTACATCGGAAAGTTCGACAGCAGGCCGCCGTCGATCAGCGTCGACGTCGTGCCCGAGGCGCTCGTGATCGTCACTGGCCGGAAGAAGAACGGGATGGCCATGGACGCGCTGACCGCGTCCGCGACGGACTGTTCGTCGGGGTCGAGGCCGTACATCCGGCGGTAGTCCCACGGCAGTCGGACCAGCGTGCCGCGCGTGATGTCGGCGACCGTGACGACCAGGCGGTAGCGCTGCTCCGGCGGCAGCTCGCGGTCGTCGAGCGCCAGATCGCCGAAAGTGCGGACGCCCAGATTGCGCAGCTCGCCGTCGACCCAGTCGTGAATGGCGTCGCCGCGGTACATCCCCTGGCCGCGGAAGGCCGTCCAGTACTTGCCGACCACCGGGATTCGGCTGGTGCCAACGGGATCCAGGAATTTGCGGTAGGGCAGCGACATCGCCAGCTCCCGGAGTTGGTCACCGCTGAGCTGGCACCCGGCCGGCTGGCGACGGTTCGCGGCGGCGATGACGGCGCCCACCAGGGACCCGGCCGACGTCCCGGAGACCCGGCTGACGCGGTAGCCCGCATCGCCGAGAGCGACGACGGAGCCGACCAATCCGATGGCCTTGACACCGCCGCCCGACAGCACCAGATCGGCGGTCTTGACCGGGACCGCGGGGGAGTCGTCGGGCCTGTGCACCATCGGTGACGATGCTAGGTGAACGCCTGCTATTCGCCTTGGACCGCAACGGATTGTGACGGCGGCGCGGGCTCTGGCGGCGGTGTGGCGCGCGTTACTCGGCCACTCAGCCGATTCTTAGGCGCAGACTAAGCCGCCCTCAGTACCCGTCCCTAATGTTGCTGGCACAACGAGGGATTCACCGGAGAGGGGGTGGCGAATGGAGCATCGGTACTGTGACCGCATGTTGGCGGCACGCGCGTTCGTAATAGCAATGTCCACGGTCCTTCTCGTCCCCACCGCGGTGGCATCCGCAGACGACGATGCGCCCCCGCCGGGGCCGCCGCCGGTCTCGTTCACCATGACCTCCGGGGCGCCGATCCGAGACGGCGCCACCTACGGCGTCGGCACGGTGATCGTCGCGCACTTCGCCGGTCCGGTCGATGAGGCCGCCGCCGCGCGGGATCTGGTGGTGACCGCCAACCCGCCGGTGACCGGGTCGTGGCACTGGGTCAACAACACCACCGCGCACTGGCGTCCGCCGCAGTACTGGGCACCGGGCACCGTGGTCTCGGTGGCCGGGGGCCCGACGTTCAGCATCGGTGCATCCCACGTATCGATCGCCGACGACGCGACCAAGAAGGTCAGCGTGTACGACGGCGGCGCACTGGTGAAGACCATGCCGACGTCGATGGGTCGCGGCGGCACCGAGACCGTCAACGGCAAGACGCTCAGTTTCTGGACCCAACCTGGCGTTTACACCGTGCTCGACAAGAGCAATCCGGTGGTCATGGATTCGTCGACGTACGGCCTGCCGATCAACAACCACCTCGGGTACAAGGAGACCATCCCCTACGCGGTGCGCGTCAGTACCGATGGTGTGTACCTGCATCAGCTCGACGCGACGGTGTGGGCCCAGGGCAACACCAACACCAGTCATGGCTGTCTGAACCTGAACCACGACAACGCGCAGTGGTTCTACAACTTCTCCGTGCCCGGCGACGTGGTCGAGGTGCGGAACACCGGCGGCAAGCCTTTGCAGCTGTGGCAGAACGGCGACTGGAGTGTGCCGTGGGACCAATGGTGATAACGATGCGATCAAAGTTGAATCTCGGTCGCGTCGATGTGACGCACACCACAATGCATTAGGTACACTGGTGAGTGTCACGGCAAAAGGCCTAGTCACGACCGGTACTTAGCCGATAAAATTAGATAGCTGAAAATATCAGTTTGAGGTCAGGAGTGGTCGTGGGAGCAGTAGCGCATTTGCCGAACCAGTTCGAGTCGGCACAGCCGGCGGCGGACGCATCGTTGATGGACTTGCTGTCGACGTGTTCGGGCATCATCGAGTCGACCTTCGCCGACCGCATCCGCGAACTCGGTGGCACGGAGGCCGAAATCCATCAGCTGTCAGGTTCTGCGGCCTACGCGGTGTTCGCGTGGTCCACGGGCCGCGGCTTCGGCGCCTGATCCGGTAGACCGGTAGCGCCGCCGCGGTGCTACCAGGGGCCCGGCCGGCCCCGCCATTCCAACCCCTACTCACGCAGTGCCCGCCTCTGTGCGACAACCCCGTCGCGCAGAGGCGGGCATTTTGCGTCCATGGGTGGTCCGGGCGCGTGGCACAGTGCGTGCGTTCGATCGCGAAGCGATCTGCCCACGGTGATTGAACTCAGGGACCGCCGGCGGCCGGAACAGGTCCCTGGCTTCAGTCGGGGTGGCTGTCAGTGCCTCGTGGTTGAAACGACGTATCCGGCCACCGGGTGGCCGGACGCGCAGAAGAGTCCGTAAACCAAAAACGCCGCGCTGAGAGGCGATCTCAGCGCGGCGCTTCGGGTACGACGGGTCAGACGGTCGCGTCGACCTTCTCGGCGGGGGTCGGCCACGGCACCGGTTTCGGGCGCTGACGCACGATCTGCGGCCACCAGAACCACTTGCCCATGAGGGCCGCGATCGACGGCATCATGAACGACCGGACGACCAGCGTGTCGAACAGCAGACCCAGGCCGATCGTGGTGCCCACCTGGCCGATGATGCGCAGCTCGCTGATGATCATCGATGACATGGTGAAGGCGAAGACCAGGCCGGCGTTGGTGACCACCGAACCGGTGCTGCCCATGGCCCGGATGATGCCGGTGTTCAGGCCGGCATGGATCTCTTCCTTGAACCGCGCCGCCAGCAGCAGGTTGTAGTCAGCGCCCACGGCCAACAGGATGATCACCGACATCGGTATCACCATCCAGTGCAACGGTAGGCCGATCAGGTACTGCCAGATCAGGATCGACATACCCAGCGACGCGCCCAGCGAGATCGCCACCGTCGCGACGATCACCGCGGCGGCCACCACGGCTCGCGTGATGATCAGCATGATGACGAAAATCAGTGCGAGAGCGGAGATTCCGGCGATCATCAGGTCGTAGTCGGAGCCCTCGGCCATGTCGCGGAAGGTTGCCGCGCTACCGGCCAGGTAGATCTTGGAACCCTCCAGCGGCGTGCCCTTGATGGCCTCCTTGGCGGCCAGCTTGATGGAGTCGATGTTCGAGATGCCTTCGGGCGTAAGCGGATTGCCCTCATGCTGCACGATGAACCGCACCGACTTGCCGTCCGGCGAGATGAAGTTCTTCATGCCCCGCTTGAAGTCGGCACTGTCGAAGGCCTCCGGCGGCAGGTAGAACGAGTCGTCGTTCTTCGACTTGTCGAAGGCCTCACCCATGGCGCTGGAGTTCTTCTGGCCCTCGGCCTGCTGATCCAGCTGCCCCTTCTGGGTGGCGTACATCATCTGCATGTACTTCTTCATGTTCTTCATGGTCTCGATCTGCGGGGGCATGACCGTGACCATCTGCTTCGTCAGCGCGGACATCTTGTCCATGTCCGGAACGACGGTCTGGAAGTCGTCCGTCATCGTGTCGATGCCGTCGAGGGTGTCGAACACCGAACGCATGGACCAGCAGACCGGGATGTCGTAGCAGTGCGGTTCCCAGTACAGGTAGTTGCGGATCGGCCGGAGGAAGTCGTCGAAATCGGAGATGTGGTTGCGCAGATCTTCGATGTCGTACAGCATCCCGTGCATCTTGCCGACCATGCTGTCCATGACGGTCGACATCTGGACCGTGATGCCCTGCATCTTGGTCATGGTGTCGATGCTCACCTGGATGTCACCGATCTGCTTCTGCATATCGTTCATCATGTCCTGCTGGTACTTCTGGTTCATCACCTGCGTGGTGCTCTGCATGCCCAGCTGGAACGGGATGGTCGAGTGCTCGATGGGCGTGCCCTCGGGCCGGGTGATGGCCTGCACCTGAGCGATACCGGGAACGGCCACAACGGCTTTCGCGATCTTGTTGATCACGAGGAAGTCGGCCGGGTTACGCAGGTCGTGGTCGGTCTGGACCAGCAGGAGGTCAGGATTCATGCGGGCCGGGGAGAAGTGCCGGGTGGCGGCCGCATACCCCTCGTTGGACGTGAGGTCCGCTGGCATGTACTGACGGTCGTCGTAACTCGTCTTGTACCCGGGGATGGCGACGAGGCCGACCAACGCGATCGCGATCGTGGCGACCAGGATCGGGCCCGGCCAGCGGGTGATCGCGGCGCCGA encodes the following:
- a CDS encoding sirohydrochlorin chelatase encodes the protein MNPVLVAHGTRKGSGVAMIGKLAEQVSGLLDRRVHTAFVDVLGPTPAEVLSALPPGPAVVVPAFLSSGYHVHNDIPAGIAESGHRDVTVAPALGPSTAMVRVLADRLIESGWRPSDSVVLAAAGTSDPRAAGDLRRTCAMLSATLGSRVELAFAINGTHWVGDVVARLRKRGAERIAVASYLLADGLFQDRLYTCGADVVTDPLGLHPGVAKLVAHRFRTARLSLAA
- a CDS encoding uroporphyrinogen-III synthase; this translates as MSDPERAPLTGFRVAVTSARRADELCTLLRRRGATVIAAPAISMVPLPDDDELRTNTQALLEVPPDVLIATTGIGFRGWMSAADDWGLSSELTDALSRARIVSRGPKATGALRAAGLPEEWSPDSESSREVLGYLLQGGISGMRIAVQLHGATDEWDPFPEFLDELRRAGADVVPIRVYRWQPVPSGGAFDSLVGDIAERRLDAVSFTSAPAVAATLMRATELGVNEQVLDAFRGPVHAMCVGPVTARPLARLGVPTSAPERMRLGALARHIADELPVLQTRKLRAAGHDLEIRGTCVVVDGVVKDLSPAGMSIVRALALRPGAVVSRQELLAALPGSGSDTHAVETAVLRLRTTLGDKEIVATVVKRGYRLAVDDYSAGAR
- a CDS encoding GNAT family N-acetyltransferase, which encodes MHPTDLSRVHNVHTARLVHTADLDAETREGARQMVIDAYDGDFSDADWEHCLGGMHALICRHGAIIAHGAVVQRRLIYRNSALRCGYVEAVAVREDWRGQGLATAVLDAVEQVVRGAYEIGALSSSDAGRPIYTARGWLPWRGTTSVLAPAGVNRTPEDDHSLFVLPVSVEVDTTADITCDWRDGDVW
- a CDS encoding 5-oxoprolinase/urea amidolyase family protein yields the protein MTATLEILKTGPLALVEDLGRPGLAHMGVSRSGAADRRSHTLANRLVANPNDRATIEVTFGGFSARVHGGGKEGVAVAVTGADADPSANGIPFGTNSIHYAHDGEVISLGAPRTGLRSYVAVRGGFVVDPVLGSRSYDVMSAIGPRPLQAGDLLTIGAHPAEFPELDQAPVAAIAEDLLELLVVPGPRDDWFVDPDALVHTEWVVTDRSDRVGMRLNGRPLQHRWPDRQLPSEGATRGAIQVPPNGLPVILGPDHPVTGGYPVIGVVADHDIDKVGQIRPGQHVRMHWSKPRQPFGA
- a CDS encoding 5-oxoprolinase subunit B family protein, which produces MTVTVDKVDTTMLGTVRDYGDQALLLELNSTAEVLAWTDTLKAANLPGVLDIVPASRTILVKLAAPRYRIPTEQRLSKLRLGEIDNAEASAPQQPDLIIDVVYDGMDLDEVAKLTGLTPDEVVAAHTGSLWRVAFGGFTPGFAYLVGGDERLQVPRRSEPRTRVPAGSVALAGEFGGVYPRETPGGWQLIGRTDATLWDLEREQPALLVPGMHVQFRAIG
- a CDS encoding queuosine precursor transporter — translated: MFDVTVAERPEQHARFAQVGSAYYPILIAVFTALVIISNVTATKGVAFGPIITDGGFIVFPLTYIIGDVLSEVYGFKAARRAIYLGFAMNILAALTFWATIYLPAADFYPNQAHFENVVHSYTQLIIAGLAGFIVGQTINAWVVVAIKERTKEKHLWARLVGSTFAGQLGDTLVFCAIAANAIGISTFHDFAVYTGQGWLYKTAVEIVFLPVTYRVISYIKRREPTYEFAV
- a CDS encoding ABC transporter substrate-binding protein; this encodes MHPIRSRRSFLALAAGAAGAAVVAACSKPPASGTVAGDGSVTINHAFGSTRIPGPPKSVVCAGLTGQDELLAVGVVPIAVTEWFGNQPFAVWPWALPALGPAQPAVLNLNDGIQVDKISALKPDLIIATNAGLDADTYKKLSAIAPTIAQSGQDAFFEPWKEQATVIGQAVFKADDMKRLIDGVDAKFAGAGQANPRLGGRKMLIVNGLPTAAGVEITPAGWRTDFLTEMGIALPAGLDSFTKGQHGFVPRDQIATAFRDADVLIWTLDADDQRPAVLADPTVAQLSQAKSNRIVFPNKDLSAAITFASVLSYPAVADQLPPLLTAALA
- a CDS encoding DUF732 domain-containing protein, producing MTARVITGQLLAALAVAALGISAPASADVGTGQMAACAERGNPLDCVPTNAAANAAELAYLTELHGRMQSSDADLLKTGRLTCNMFVYAGQPTGDAVNDISKSLKVNKASATFVMDMAMVHLCPGLNIGADGVPRPRY